One Candida dubliniensis CD36 chromosome 1, complete sequence genomic region harbors:
- a CDS encoding peroxisomal biogenesis factor 3, putative (Similar to S. cerevisiae PEX3;~Similar to C. albicans PEX3), with protein sequence MAIFSSLAGFFNRNKRKIFITSAVTVSIYLLINEFVIKKFRNYQNALRQELLFKQQIKQRFIQTQQDCYYTILALLPVLAAPIIDSLPVELITQALRLKKNNSSQQVTSGNNSELTADNLNLLDNNNNPESKLSIYMSKSKTELWNLLKIKTITRTLTLLYTVSGLFLITRLQLNILARRSYLESAIQMAGVKSTNNDIDPHENYIIEQSYLSLSWWLLNKGWSNLSSIIEALVIKKFEKITPKTELSINEFEFDLIEIINEINSNNKEYILANLFPINYSDLLETILNTNSDLIHHLDSPDSNLIKLINETNAIMLDNNLYFFDLLNALIMNTVSTLTTNLSFSLGANGSLNNSLLMASSGNLPAHGENSKIIDITNNDQSFKLASFLAQLSVQNNIMIDNDNLKTEDISPKHESDLEEILNSLNGGTTELPTESYGNVYINNLNQLEELDDFSAGIYSNFE encoded by the coding sequence atggcgattttttcttcattggCAGGGTTTTTCAATAgaaataaaagaaagatattTATAACTAGTGCTGTTACAGTATCTATATATCTAttgattaatgaatttgtcattaaaaaattcagaaattatcaaaatgcATTGAGACAGGAATTGTTgttcaaacaacaaataaagCAAAGATTTATTCAAACACAACAAGATTGTTATTATACCATATTGGCATTATTACCAGTATTAGCTGCTCctataattgattcattacCAGTTGAGTTGATCACCCAAGCATtaagattgaaaaaaaacaattccCTGCAACAAGTCACCAGTGGTAACAACAGTGAATTGACTGCTGATAATTTGAATCTTTTggataataacaataatccAGAACTGAAATTGTCTATATATATGAGCAAAAGCAAAACTGAACTAtggaatttattgaaaattaaaacaattactAGAACATTGACTTTATTATACACGGTTTCCGGGTTGTTTTTAATTACAAGGTTACAATTGAATATCTTGGCCAGAAGATCTTATTTGGAGAGCGCTATTCAAATGGCAGGtgtcaaatcaacaaataatgaCATTGATCCTCAtgaaaattatataattgaaCAAAGTTACCTTTCATTAAGTTGGTGGTTATTAAATAAAGGATGGTCAAATTTAAGTTCTATAATTGAAGCATTAGtgattaaaaaatttgaaaaaatcaccCCAAAAACagaattatcaatcaatgaatttgaatttgatttgattgaaataataaatgagatcaattcaaataataaagaatatattttaGCCAATCTTTTCCCCATCAATTATTCTGATTTATTGGAAACTATATTAAACACCAACTCCGATTTGATCCATCATTTGGATTCACCagattcaaatttaattaaattaatcaatGAAACCAATGCAATTATGTTGGATAACAActtgtatttttttgatttattaaatgcATTAATTATGAATACAGTATCCACATTGACTACCAATCTTTCATTTAGTTTAGGAGCCAATGGTAGCTTAAATAATAGCTTATTAATGGCTTCCTCAGGTAACTTGCCTGCCCATGGAGAAAACTCCAAAATAATCGATATCACTAATAATGAtcaatcatttaaattggCTAGTTTCTTGGCACAACTTTCGgttcaaaataatataatgatAGATAATgacaatttgaaaactgaAGATATACTGCCAAAACATGAGAGTGATCTTGAAGAAATTCTCAATAGTTTGAATGGAGGTACAACTGAACTACCAACTGAATCATATGGAAATGtgtatattaataatttgaatcaGTTAGAGGAATTAGATGACTTTAGTGCCGGTATATATTccaattttgaataa
- a CDS encoding acid phosphatase, precursor, putative (Similar to Yarrowia lipolytica PHO2): protein MQFLTSALVLLLSVGALAKNILLTNDDGWQATNIRATYYKLKEAGHNVFLVAPVSQRSGFSGKFDIPTSPTLQTNGEFNYPPAGAPSWGHEVDDDHIWYFNGTPASSAVFGINYVIPNYGDNVTIDLVVSGPNEGTNMSPGLFTISGTVGATYTSIYRGIPGVAFSGSNSNNSFFKDSLDLKDDKEPSTIYANKIVEFVTQLFKAQGNNPRALGLGVGLNVNFPKVGYENETCTNPKWVFTRLTGQYAAGANLVYNETSKSFTWGQKSWDGLTVCNNGDCSLPSENFIIEHTNCQSSVSVFSVDYDANLGLTSQVKQLLNPLF, encoded by the coding sequence ATGCAATTCTTAACTTCCGctttagttttattattatcagtCGGTGCTTTAGCCAAAAACATTTTGTTGACCAATGATGATGGTTGGCAAGCTACCAACATCAGAGCAACTTACtacaaattgaaagaagCTGGTCACAATGTTTTCTTGGTTGCTCCAGTTTCTCAAAGATCTGGTTTCAGTggtaaatttgatattccAACTTCCCCAACTTTACAAACCAATGGTGAATTCAACTACCCACCTGCTGGTGCTCCATCTTGGGGCCACGAAGTCGACGATGACCATATTTGGTATTTCAATGGTACTCCAGCTTCATCTGCTGTTTTCGGTATCAATTACGTTATTCCAAATTACGGTGATAATGTTACTATTGATTTGGTTGTTTCTGGTCCCAACGAAGGTACTAACATGTCCCCAGGTTTATTCACCATTTCCGGTACTGTTGGTGCTACTTATACCAGTATCTACAGAGGTATTCCAGGTGTTGCTTTCTCTGGTTCCAACTCCAACAACTCCTTCTTCAAAGATAGCTTGGATTTGAAAGATGACAAAGAACCATCCACCATTTACGCCAACAAgattgttgaatttgtCACTCAATTATTCAAAGCTCAAGGTAACAACCCAAGAGCTCTTGGTCttggtgttggtttgaATGTCAACTTCCCAAAAGTCGGTTACGAAAATGAAACTTGTACTAATCCAAAATGGGTTTTCACTAGATTGACTGGTCAATATGCTGCTGGTGCCAACTTGGTTTACAATGAAACCTCTAAGTCATTTACCTGGGGCCAAAAAAGTTGGGATGGTCTTACTGTTTGTAACAACGGTGACTGTTCATTACCATCTGAAaactttattattgaaCACACCAACTGTCAATCTTCAGTCTCTGTTTTCTCAGTTGACTACGATGCCAACTTGGGCTTAACTTCTCAAGTTAAGCAATTATTAAACCCACTTTTTTAA
- a CDS encoding GPI-anchor transamidase complex subunit, putative (Similar to C. albicans GPI8;~Similar to S. cerevisiae GPI8), with the protein MNRVLSFILPILLVFSTVLSSDLPNDSVNTSNSDPSRHSNNWAVLVSTSRFWFNYRHMANTLSLYRTVKRLGIPDSQIILMLSDDIACNPRNAFPGSVFNNMDEAIDLYGESIEVDYRGYEVTVENFMRLLTDKWDSDQPRSKRLLTDENSNIFIYLTGHGGNEFLKFQDAEEISAYDLADAFSQMYDQKRYNEIFFMIDTCQANTMYEKIHSPNILAVGSSEIDESSYSHHSDMDIGVAVIDRFTYYTLDFLEKIDRDSKETMDKLFAEYTFENVHSHPGIRTDLFKRNVSEVLLTDFFGNVQNVVVDDVNTELLQDEKVSESNEDNNQTKNIIKERGATQFSFECDENSKSLIKVPQLHARIFGVVTVGVIVALWFISSKF; encoded by the coding sequence atgaATAGAGTACTTAGTTTCATCCTACCTATTTTACTTGTCTTCAGCACGGTGTTATCATCTGATTTACCAAATGACTCTGTGAATACCAGTAATTCCGATCCAAGTCGTCATTCAAATAACTGGGCCGTCTTGGTATCAACATCGAGGTTTTGGTTCAATTATCGTCATATGGCCAACACATTAAGTTTATACCGTACTGTGAAAAGACTAGGGATCCCTGATTCTCAAATCATTCTTATGTTATCGGATGATATTGCTTGCAATCCCAGAAATGCATTCCCCGGGTcagttttcaataatatgGATGAAgctattgatttatatggTGAATCAATAGAAGTAGATTATCGAGGATATGAAGTCACGGTTGAAAATTTTATGCGGTTATTAACTGATAAATGGGATTCAGATCAACCTAGATCAAAGAGATTATTGACTGATGAAAATTccaatatttttatttatttaacaGGTCATGGAGGTAATGAATTTTTGAAGTTTCAAGATGCTGAAGAAATTAGTGCTTATGATCTTGCTGATGCATTTTCTCAAATGTATGATCAAAAAAGGtataatgaaatatttttcatgaTTGATACTTGCCAAGCTAATACCATGTATGAAAAAATCCATTCTCCAAATATATTAGCCGTTGGTTCGTCAGAAATAGATGAATCATCCTATTCGCATCATTCCGATATGGATATTGGGGTGGCAGTGATTGACAGATTTACTTATTATACCTTGGATtttcttgaaaaaatcGATAGAGATTCAAAGGAGACCATGGATAAATTGTTTGCTGAATATacttttgaaaatgttCATTCTCATCCAGGTATCAGAACTGATTTATTCAAACGTAATGTCAGTGAAGTTTTATTAACCGATTTCTTTGGTAATGTTCAGAATGTTGTAGTTGATGATGTCAATACCGAGTTATTACAAGATGAAAAAGTGTCGGAATCAAACGAGGACAACAATCAAactaaaaatattattaaagaaagagGTGCAACACAGTTCAGTTTTGAGTGTGACGAAAATTCAAAGTCATTAATTAAAGTCCCTCAATTACATGCTAGAATTTTTGGAGTGGTAACTGTTGGTGTTATTGTTGCTTTATGGTTCATATCTTCAAAGTTCTAA
- a CDS encoding DNA polymerase alpha, subunit B, putative (Similar to S. cerevisiae POL12;~Similar to C. albicans POL12), with translation MSVTEEFKKKVFKTFGPKTDLSDDEYIKLQSLLDLFNKSMDDIFVEWESFNITEVKEDLELNLNNLIRFQGYLQSKLAKNSTPISKKSRDTIGSTSNRKQFRTVDNHHLTPQLKKRKFEENTPEFKTPAGGQVSSPATDFETANNTFVGLTNTTATSATPSNPPNSLLETLNPEIDEIAIDQLPEGKTFRLSTNFDASKFKFRTMQMKLLESADVLDDQIDRMISLYQDQNKTADLQFGNPCMSTQSDILCCGRIVPDNPLYDKEILNSTSLFLETSRISGIGQRVPLDISNLPTYSFFPGQIVVLKGKNPSGKSFIVEQNMPLPQLGAPVTSAEELKEFQTLQNNQGLKVLIASGPFSNSNKLNYDKLDQLVDLINTKILPQVVILNGPFLDIGNKVVESGDIVIDSEQTQPKTLDDLFKAIVTPVLKKIDAKIQVILYPNLRDTCIKHCSYPQDSFDRKKLGLPKNFKVFPNPSGFSVNEVLIGNSNLDIFKDLRDVFKEDTAIISNNRFERIVKHILEQRRYYPTFPGSIKTEPKQNCIDLLNGAQGEYLDDIAVGGSSLETPYLGLAELGDSLPDILILPSELKYFAKVIQGVIVINPGIFIKPSKDPMREEGSYAVINIQPPSFDAEDNIEAIDDTNTLYYHNVNKRSRVDIYSS, from the coding sequence ATGAGTGTAACAGAGGAgtttaaaaagaaagtgtTTAAAACATTTGGTCCAAAAACAGATTTATCAGATGATGAGTATATCAAATTGCAATCATTGTTGGATCTTTTCAACAAATCCATGGACGATATTTTTGTGGAATGGGAATCATTCAATATCACCGAGGTAAAAGAAGATctagaattgaatttgaataatttgatCAGATTTCAAGGATATTTACAATCCAAACTAGCTAAAAATTCCACACCTATATCGAAAAAGAGTAGGGACACCATTGGATCTACTTCTAATAGAAAACAATTCCGAACCGTGGACAATCATCATTTAACTCCgcaattaaagaaaagaaaattcgAGGAGAACACACCTGAATTTAAAACTCCAGCAGGAGGCCAAGTATCTTCTCCAGCTACTGATTTTGAAACGGCAAATAATACTTTTGTTGGGCTCACCAATACCACCGCCACTAGTGCAACCCCATCCAATCCaccaaattcattattggAAACGTTGAATCCcgaaattgatgaaattgcaATTGACCAATTACCTGAGGGGAAAACATTCAGATTAAGTACTAATTTCGATGCttctaaattcaaatttcgTACTATgcaaatgaaattattggaaaGTGCCGATGTTTTAGATGATCAAATTGATCGAATGATAAGTTTGTATCAagatcaaaacaaaactgCCGATTTGCAATTTGGAAACCCTTGTATGAGTACCCAATCGGATATTTTATGTTGTGGAAGAATTGTTCCTGATAATCCATTGTACGATAAAGAGATCTTAAATAGTAcatctttatttttagaaACTTCGAGAATTTCAGGTATTGGTCAAAGAGTACCCCTTGATATAAGCAATTTACCAACGTATTCATTTTTCCCTGGTCAAATTGTGGTATTAAAAGGAAAAAATCCTTCTGGCAAATCCTTTATTGTGGAACAAAACATGCCATTACCTCAATTAGGTGCTCCAGTGACTAGTgctgaagaattgaaagagTTTCAAACATTACAAAACAATCAAGGATTGAAAGTTTTAATAGCATCGGGTCCATTCAGTAATCtgaacaaattgaattatgaTAAATTGGACCAGTTagttgatttgatcaatacGAAAATATTACCTCAAGTGGTAATTTTAAATGGTCCATTTTTAGATATTGGTAATAAAGTTGTTGAATCTGGAGATATTGTGATTGATTCTGAACAAACACAACCTAAAACTTTAGATGATCTATTTAAAGCAATTGTTACACCagtattgaaaaaaattgatgcTAAAATTCAAGTTATTTTGTATCCAAATTTAAGAGACACATGTATTAAACATTGTTCTTATCCACAGGATTCTTTTGatagaaagaaattagGATTACCCAAAAACTTTAAAGTTTTCCCTAATCCATCGGGATTTTCTGTTAATGAAGTTTTGATTGGTAATTCCAACTTGGATATTTTTAAAGATTTACGAGACGTGTTTAAAGAAGATACAGCAATTATTTCCAACAATCGTTTTGAAAGAATCGTGAAACACATACTTGAACAAAGACGTTATTACCCGACTTTCCCAGGATCAATCAAGACCgaaccaaaacaaaattgtATAGATTTGCTTAATGGGGCACAAGGAGAATATTTGGATGACATTGCTGTTGGTGGATCGTCTTTAGAAACACCATATTTGGGTTTGGCAGAATTAGGGGATTCATTACCGGATATTTTGATACTACCTTCcgaattgaaatattttgcAAAAGTGATTCAAGGTGTAATTGTAATTAATCCAGGAATATTTATCAAACCAAGTAAAGATCCAATGAGAGAAGAGGGAAGTTATGCTGTTATTAATATCCAACCACCAAGCTTTGATGCTGAAGATAATATTGAAGCCATCGATGACACCAACACATTGTACTATCACAACGTGAATAAGCGTTCTCGTGTAGATATATATTCTAGTTAG
- a CDS encoding La autoantigen homologue, putative (Similar to S. cerevisiae LAH1;~Similar to C. albicans LHP1): protein MTDFVYQGEDFDEKVRKQVEFYFSDSNLQTDKFLWKIYESNDGWVELKTILTFGRMRQYRPEEKVISALKDSEKLVLSANNDMIRRKDPLKDFNEVRNTRKRNTIHIEGFPKTLSQDDVENWVNEKVIVQLPKEKEVCSIRRIKSRAKKEFFGVVDIEFKTQEDAEFILNNVELSYPEGIISKQDAESLEKKDLLKKMTLLTFQEMRESGKRFGLNEVTKRRNSFNENHKGGNKKFKKGNNNGKGKNNKNENGEHKNGNDDKETKLEKVEEIDSAKEGTEEAKAADSGAKEAVPESKEEPVKEAAEATETTETIGTTGTTETAQEE from the coding sequence ATGActgattttgtttatcaaggagaagattttgatgaaaaagttagaaaacaagttgaattttatttttctgaTAGTAATTTACAAACTGACAAATTTTTATGGAAGATTTATGAAAGTAATGATGGATGggttgaattgaaaaccATTTTAACATTCGGAAGAATGAGACAATATAGAccagaagaaaaagttaTTTCAGCTTTAAAAGACCTGGAAAAATTAGTATTATCAGCCAATAATGATATGATTAGAAGAAAAGACCCATTAAAAGATTTTAATGAAGTTAGAAACActagaaaaagaaataccaTTCATATTGAAGGATTCCCTAAAACTTTGAGTCAAGATGACGTTGAAAATTGGGTTAATGAAAAAGTCATTGTTCAATTAcctaaagaaaaagaagtttGTTCTATTCGTAGAATTAAAAGCAGAGCAAAGAAAGAATTCtttggtgttgttgatattgaattcaaaactCAAGAAGATGCTGAATTCattttaaataatgttGAATTGTCTTACCCTGAAGGTATTATTTCTAAACAAGACGCTGAATCATTAGAGAAAAAggatttgttgaaaaaaatgacaTTATTGACTTTCCAAGAAATGAGAGAAAGTGGTAAAAGATTTGGTCTTAATGAAGTCACTAAAAGACGTAACAGTTTCAATGAAAACCACAAAGGTGGCAATAAGAAATTTAAAAAGGGAAATAACAATGGGAAAGGTAAAAATAACAAGAATGAAAATGGTGAACATAAAAATGGTAATGACGATAAGGAAACCAAACTTGAAAAAGTAGAAGAAATAGATTCAGCTAAAGAAGGTACAGAAGAAGCTAAGGCTGCTGATTCTGGTGCAAAGGAAGCAGTACCAGAATCCAAAGAAGAACCAGTTAAAGAAGCTGCTGAGGCCACCGAAACCACCGAAACCATAGGAACCACAGGAACCACCGAAACTGCTCAAGAAGAGTAA
- a CDS encoding increased sodium tolerance protein, putative (Similar to C. albicans IST2;~Similar to S. cerevisiae IST2) has translation MTLPIQDLEPDYYISVDYPTTDNGKPTPQAEKSLKTLIDLLYDKGFAAQIRPGDLNHLLVFVKLSSYKFSEEAEKDLIKNYEFGVTGKDDVLSCKLRIIYQYLTYPKSVGGCGITPNSGDWKFVTSIVPITNAFNESTLVEDLKINVTQPNLSTSTIKKTYGVEVALYFEYIKHYTFWLFLLSIIGIVSHFRKDKRFSLTFAFINLLWGTLFLASWHRREQHLVNLWGVQNSHLIEEHNSELAKVNERYEEKSTYFHSSNTNGFRFLKQLAFIPIALVFVGILVSYQLGCFCIEIFLTDIYDGPGKSLLTLLPTILISVFVPILTIVYNAVTDIIIKWENHDNQYNKNNSILVKTFVLNFLTGYVPLIITSFIYLPFAHLVQPHLGDIKSTIATYAGENRFYTKYLLKLKSQEEFKINQGRLDAQFFYFIVTNQVIQLVLKYVLPLGLRFVFNFIETKIQKKPQLQTKDDNPDESIWLHNVRLSLKLPEYNVDDDFRGLVLQFGYLIIFGPVWPLAPLVCIVFNIIFFKLDNLKLLNGKYFKPPVPRRVDSIHPWNLALFLLAWIGSVISPVVTAFYRHGTAPPKSMGQFALDKASVHVSSSVFLVLLMFVSEHGFLILSYLLFKFSSLFKSQVEWENDFVDNDIKLRHDYYSGKVKPTFKVHSDELWDKFTPQSTLNFTVPKPVVDSEKIEKIATTEGAYSTSAEKSTTTATSRSSDKSKLIAEKEAILKQKESELAELEKKKSKLNEFKNPTDSVIKSKSSANGKTVLSTIDNNKHISDIDPDAKAAAATTNGSETTAKSTTTDTTHTTTTTNTPTTPSHSGPTPIASSEKTTTTSKPSDSSTKSALSNDETKKTKTLDPKSAGSTSSKDINVSSGKGSSPIVEDKESSPSLAGSSASTPSGSDKKTSSSNKKLVTNAVNKVENNDDFKKFINDAEKEAKKSKSGLKKLFNKK, from the coding sequence ATGACTTTACCAATTCAGGATTTAGAACCTGATTACTATATTTCAGTCGATTATCCTACTACCGACAATGGTAAACCAACCCCACAAGCtgaaaaatcattgaaaacattaattgatttattatatgaTAAAGGTTTTGCTGCCCAAATTAGACCTGGTGATTTGAACCATTTATTAGTCTTTGTGAAATTGTCTTCTTACAAGTTTTCTGAAGAAGCCGAAAAGGAtttaataaagaattatgAATTTGGTGTTACTGGGAAAGATGACGTGTTGTCTTGTAAACTTAGAatcatttatcaatatttaactTATCCAAAATCTGTTGGTGGGTGTGGTATTACTCCTAATTCTGGTGATTGGAAGTTTGTCACCAGTATTGTTCCAATTACCAATGCCTTCAATGAATCCACATTAGTCGAAGATTTAAAAATCAACGTCACTCAACCAAACTTATCAACAAGTACCATCAAAAAAACATATGGTGTTGAAGTTGCTCtttattttgaatatatcAAACATTACACTTTTTGGTTATTCTTACTTTCTATTATTGGAATTGTGTCCCATTTTAGAAAAGATAAAAGATTCCTGTTAACTTTTGCCTTTATTAATTTACTTTGGGGCACTTTATTTCTTGCCTCATGGCATAGAAGAGAACAACATTTGGTCAATTTATGGGGAGTTCAAAACAGTCATTTGATTGAAGAACATAATTCCGAATTGGCCAAAGTCAATGAAAGATACGAAGAAAAATCTACTTATTTCCATTCTAGTAATACCAACGGATTCAgatttttaaaacaattggcATTTATCCCCATTGCCTTGGTATTTGTTGGTATCTTGGTTAGTTATCAATTGGGCTGTTTCtgtattgaaatttttttaaccGACATTTATGATGGTCCAGGAAAATCATTGTTGACTTTATTACCTACTATTTTGATTAGTGTATTTGTTCCAATCTTGACGATTGTTTACAATGCTGTCAcagatattattatcaaatgggAAAATCACGACAACCAAtataacaaaaacaactCTATTCTTGTTAAAACATTtgtattgaattttttgacTGGTTATGTTCCATTAATCATTACCtcattcatttatttacCATTTGCTCATTTGGTACAACCTCATTTGGGTGATATTAAAAGCACTATTGCTACTTATGCTGGTGAAAATCGATTCTACaccaaatatttattaaaattgaaaagtcAAGAAGAgtttaaaatcaatcaagGTAGATTAGATGCCCAATTCTTTTACTTCATTGTAACAAATCAAGTTATACAATTGGTATTGAAATATGTTCTCCCATTGGGTTTAAGATTtgtatttaattttattgaaacaaaaattcaaaagaaACCTCAATTACAAACCAAAGATGACAACCCTGATGAATCAATTTGGTTACATAATGTCAGATTATCTTTGAAACTCCCAGAATataatgttgatgatgatttccGAGGATTAGTGTTACAATTTGGATACTTGATTATCTTTGGTCCAGTCTGGCCATTGGCACCATTGGTTTGTATTGTctttaatataatttttttcaaattggatAATCTCAAGTTGTTAAATggtaaatatttcaaaccACCAGTACCAAGAAGAGTTGACTCTATTCATCCTTGGAATTTAGCCCTTTTCTTGTTGGCTTGGATTGGGTCTGTTATTTCGCCAGTGGTCACGGCCTTTTATCGTCATGGTACTGCTCCACCAAAATCTATGGGACAATTTGCCCTCGATAAAGCTAGTGTTCATGTTTCGTCTTCagtttttttggttttattaATGTTTGTATCAGAACATGGATTCTTGATCTTGAGTTATCTTTTATTCAAGTTTTCCTCATTGTTTAAGAGTCAAGTTGAATGggaaaatgattttgttgataatgatattaaattgAGACATGACTATTATTCTGGGAAAGTAAAACCAACTTTTAAAGTCCACTCAGATGAATTGTGGGATAAGTTTACTCCACAATCAACTTTGAATTTCACTGTTCCTAAACCAGTTGTGGATTcagaaaaaattgaaaaaattgctACTACTGAAGGAGCTTATCTGACTTCGGCAGAAAAatctactactactgctactTCTCGTTCTTCTGACAAGAGTAAACTTATTGCTGAAAAGGAAGCtattttaaaacaaaaggAATCTGAATTAGCtgaattggaaaagaaaaagtctAAACTAAATGAGTTTAAAAATCCAACTGATTCTGTCATTAAATCCAAGTCAAGTGCCAATGGTAAAACTGTGTTAAgtacaattgataataacaaGCATATTAGTGATATAGATCCAGACGCAAAAGCAGCAGCAGCTACTACCAATGGTTCTGAAACAACAGCTAAAAGTACAACCACAGATACCACTCacactaccactaccactaaCACCCCCACTACACCATCTCATTCTGGTCCAACTCCAATCGCTTCTTCTGAAAaaacaaccaccaccagtaAGCCAAGTGATAGTAGTACAAAATCAGCCTTATCTAATGAtgaaacaaagaaaacaaaaacactTGATCCCAAAAGTGCAGGAAGCACTTCATCTAAAGACATCAATGTTTCATCAGGCAAAGGATCTCTGCCAATAGTTGAAGATAAGGAAAGTTCACCATCCCTAGCTGGAAGTTCAGCTTCTACACCCAGTGGATCTGATAAAAAAACTTCCTCttctaataaaaaattagtTACAAATGCTGTTAATAAAGTTGAGaacaatgatgattttaaaaaatttattaatgatgcTGAAAAAGAAGCtaaaaaatccaaatctggattaaaaaaattgtttaataagAAGTAG
- a CDS encoding COMPASS-complex component, putative (Similar to S. cerevisiae SWD2;~Similar to C. albicans SWD2), producing MNNPRSVNNSYSMLNSNGSNSVYINGTTLATLQPAKSFNYHQGASITSLDFDDAGQFLISSGIDKSIQLYDCYKGTHSKDIQSQKYGAHSARFTHEELNCLYASTPEPSDNNENAIRYLSLSNNRYIRYFKGHKAQVSSIEVNPVDNTFLSSSYDGTVKLWELKSSSAVGNLEIGQNSVIGFDPQGVVFAIGKYSQNETGAVSIYDLKTFDKAPFLHVEIPILPGQIWNKLEFSNNGKLILISTDSAEHYVLDSYSGELLAVVRLAIGSVASKNWMSFKYPYTGCCTFSPCGKYLMVGTPKSTINIYDVSNLHNSNNRPVILSRTNHILQSSNGIPKIVSFSPKMFTLATADTTVTLWSLPEKV from the coding sequence atgaaTAATCCAAGACTGGTCAATAATAGTTATTCCATGTTAAATTCCAACGGCTCTAACTCAGTATATATTAACGGGACAACACTAGCGACTTTACAACCAGCCAAATCCTTCAATTATCATCAAGGTGCATCCATCACATCTCTAGACTTTGATGATGCTGGACAATTCCTAATATCTTCAGGAATAGACAAGTCTATCCAATTATACGACTGCTATAAGGGGACACATTCTAAAGATATACAATCACAGAAATATGGAGCACATTCTGCTAGATTCACCcatgaagaattgaattgtcTATATGCATCGACACCAGAACCCAGTGATAACAATGAAAATGCCATTAGATATCTTTCTTTATCGAATAATCGTTACATAAGATATTTCAAAGGTCATAAAGCTCAAGTAAGCTCCATAGAAGTAAACCCCGTTGACAATACTTTTCTAAGTTCAAGCTACGATGGGACTGTCAAATTGTGGGAATTAAAGTCATCCTCAGCCGTGGGGAATCTTGAAATTGGACAAAATTCAGTAATTGGGTTTGACCCCCAGGGAGTGGTTTTTGCCATTGGGAAATATTCTCAAAATGAAACTGGAGCAGTGTCCATATATGACTTGAAAACATTTGACAAGGCACCTTTCTTGCATGTGGAAATACCCATCTTGCCAGGACAAATATGGAATAAATTAGAATTCTCCAACAATGGCAAGCTTATTCTTATTTCTACCGATTCTGCCGAACATTATGTACTCGATTCATACCTGGGAGAACTATTGGCTGTTGTTAGATTAGCTATTGGGAGTGTTGCTAGTAAAAACTGGATGTCATTTAAATACCCTTATACTGGGTGCTGTACATTTTCTCCCTGTGGCAAATATTTGATGGTGGGTACACCCAAATCTAcgataaatatttatgaTGTATCCAATCTACACAATTCCAACAACAGACCAGTGATATTATCTAGAACAAACCACATTCTACAAAGTTCCAATGGTATTCCcaaaattgtttctttcaGTCCTAAAATGTTTACTTTAGCAACTGCAGATACAACAGTAACCTTATGGCTGCTACCAGAAAAAGTGTAA